Genomic window (Amaranthus tricolor cultivar Red isolate AtriRed21 chromosome 7, ASM2621246v1, whole genome shotgun sequence):
aatcccttcccatctgttttcaaaATCGGCGATCGTCAtactgttaaccaaggggttccattttgtttgcctgaataactggccctgttgatttttcttgccgccacacaatttatcgaccatgttctccacgtcattgccaatatgccatacgcataatagatgtcgtacatctgcattaaacataaatttaaaattaattcagaaatatataatacatagatcgacgataattaataattaaaacatgtttacctggaaagacagcatgaatagctgcagacaaaccctcatcccgatccgttacgattacaTCCGGCGTCTGCACTGTcccgtaaatatccctcaacctctccaacacccaagaataagacacagccgcctcatctcgcatcaaacataatgcaaccaagaaattatgattcgttggcgtcattccaatgatttcgcaaaggggccacttttgcttattcgttttgtacgttgtgtctatcaacacaacatggggccacgaacgtagcatctggatagaagttggattcgcaatcaataatctagtcaactgatcctcactatccaagtccctccaaactacataattatgctccgtggccatatacagacagtgttgaagaggagtcctaccatccatctcttctctcctcatTGACTGTCtctcattgtaaatttgattcatactagcataaaaacgaggaaaatttcttctaattgaagacattataaatgctggttgcatgccagttgcacttagatctcgtatgtgctgcctgatatccacagtcatcctatttactcttatttgaccatctatgtacatgaagaacggatggttatgtattcctttttcaccaggaaacactctaaccgtccaaggtctttcctttgggttacgactagttcctaaaatcataaatttacacccacaaccccTACTTTTGGAACCTGGTCGGGgagcattgtctaagttatgcaaatcaacacttcttttatcgtaacggtgacatcttaagtacagactcactctagaacgcccttctttttttttatatgaagcatgtgtaaattgaaatccaattgttagtgctatctcattagcccaagtatgtaaatcatctacagaatcaaattctctatcggtaacaaatctatcagaataatctatattatctcctaaattttcaaagtcctgcaaataataattataataacattatcataatatatcaaaataataataacttaaaaaataattatttctacaaaataattataataaaataccattattatagcacaacaatagattaaaataaaataatttaattaaacaaaataaattttataattcgaagttaaaaaaaaaaaaataaatagaagtcgcacaaaacgttttgtgcgacttctatttatttttttttttattcaaatacaaaaaaaaaaaaaaaaaaaaaaaaaaaaaataaaatttgaagcaGTCGCacgaaccagtcgcacaaaacgtgcgactcccagtcgcacgttttgtgcgactggtttgtgcgactatgttcctattttttttttttttttttgcaaaaatcgaaccgattaattacttaccggaTCGTTATCATGCACGTCTTGGTATGCCATTGATGTTCGATCTAGAGTTCTAGCTTGTTTAACTTTACGTattgtttttagagagtttttagagagaaggtatcgtgtttgaattcgaatatactaccataaagcctctgaaaattcaatatatatataattccgataataatgtcattaagcgataacaatgttattaagtgccatttacatttcttaaacattttttaacttaagtgacatttttgtaattttttttaatctaggggtaatatggtaattttgttagaaggggggggtggcgataaaatgaaaaaggtggcgacaaataataattcccTATTTAAACTGCTACTGCTATTTCAGTTCTAATAACACATCAACTATCTACAGATTGCTGAGGAAATTTTGttttacatatattatattagcaattagtttttaatcatttatataattttttttaatgcaacAGGATGGCTGTACAAAAgttgaattttattattttacgtTTAAAAGTATATTCTTTACATTTTGACATTAAGTtgtttcataataatttttaataaataggaATAATGAGTAATTATCATTGTATTTTTTAATAACATCATTCTTtgttgaaaaaatatttttaatatttttaattcataGGACTCAGCGTTAATGAAATGTTGTTCGGTTTAGATGGCAATTAGGAGCTGATTAATGATCATCAAATTAGACACAGCACATGCATTAAAATTGGGAGTCAATGAGTGTCTTCTGGTCTGTATTATGTCACTCAATTTACTGGTCAATTTTGGTTTACTAATTCCATCATTTCTTACCAAATGGCCGTTAGCAATCAGCACATATACATTGActaccaaaaacaaaatcaaatgaagGATTTAATTAAAGTATACGAGTATATATACAACTACTACTACAATTACGATCCGTTTAATTAGTGGTACTAAAttgtggtaatgggaatgatttatagtgtaaaattttatcaaaagttccatatcaaTCCCATGTTAATAaaactttaatcacaaaaatGTTTCTTTGTTTACAAAtgttcattaccacctaatactacATCTCTcaatagtaatgcattggaatgaattttatgatgaaaatgagatgattggagTTGGACAAGCATAGCCATTAATGTAgttaagagatttttcaactaaaatcacattaattttttcattcccattatctCCATACTACCCACTAAACGGACTGTAATACAATTTACAATGTCATATGATTTGACAATTAAAGTAATTGACTAAACTCTTCCTACATAATACTCCAACTCAAGTGCTTTGGCTaatactccctcatattcaACTGATAtgttccatttgacttttcagcattttttaaatggttaaaagggaccacatgtgaaagaaaaaaatatagtgatgtttaaatttttatagggtAAAGTGGGGTTAGTATGGATAAAGGTGTGAAAAAGCTAAATTTAGTAGGAGTAAATTAGTAAAGGTAACACatccaaaatagaaatgagacatttaaggtgacttgaccaaatAAGAAAAAGAGGCACTTAggatgaataggagagagtatattTTTTACTTGCAAATACATACCCTTTTTCCTTATAAAATAACATCATGTTGTagtcataatattaatttatttggaGTTAGAAAAAACATAATTGATTACGATTAATGGAGGACAAAGTTATTAAATGGTGTAAAGTAAGCTAGACAAAACTAAATAAATAGACTCAATTTTATACTATACGCATTAGTAATTTCCGCTCGTTTGGTAATCGGTACAAAATGTTGTAAATAGTAATGAAAAGCTAGCATAATTTTGATAGAAGTATCTCTTTACAAATTTAATGACCATGCTTTTTCTCCTTtacaatttcattttcttcacaatatttatttaaatgtatTAGCATTTGAACACAGGGCATTAGGTGGTcaagaaaatttgtaaatatttttatgatcaaactttcattacaaTGGGAATGACAtcatacaaattataaaaatttacactataaataatTTACATTATCACCAATTAGTACCGTTAAATACACAGAGCGTTACTAAGTGAATAACATATCAAACAGGAGAGCATATTGATCTGTCTAAACGCCAATACAAGTGAATATTGACGCTTTTTTGAAGCGTCGCTGACATATATTGCGTAGCTTTAAAGCGTCTCAAAATGTAAACAAAACATCACAAAATGTCTTGTTTTCTCGTAttggaagaaagaaagaaagaaaaaaaaaagaaagagagagaatGGCTATATGTAAAATGtaataaacttaaaaatgaaaaatgtaatAGACTGATGAGAGACGGAGTATAAATGGagtatgaaaaatgaaaattgtaaaacttgacaaaaaaaaaaagaggtaagAGTTAGTAAAGAGTATAAATGGCGAAGAGAGTTTTATAGAAATGAGAGAGATTTAGGCTTAGAATTGGGTTTGTTTGAGggataaaatttactttgaaatttaaatatCCCGCATATAAAATTGGCAATAAAATTAGCTACCAATACTATTTGTGGCCAACTTACAAAATTAGCTACAAAAATGATTTTGTAGCTAATCTTCTTTAGTCAAAACTCAGTTTTATTGGAAAACAAGGCTCTAGGTGTAGTGGGTTCAGTTAAAGCAAATGCGACTGCTCGTTAGATTGGAAAATAAACAGTTGAAGAAAactttttcattataaaaaatttaactttttgcgaaatt
Coding sequences:
- the LOC130818478 gene encoding protein FAR1-RELATED SEQUENCE 2-like gives rise to the protein MILGTSRNPKERPWTVRVFPGEKGIHNHPFFMYIDGQIRVNRMTVDIRQHIRDLSATGMQPAFIMSSIRRNFPRFYASMNQIYNERQSMRREEMDGRTPLQHCLYMATEHNYVVWRDLDSEDQLTRLLIANPTSIQMLRSWPHVVLIDTTYKTNKQKWPLCEIIGMTPTNHNFLVALCLMRDEAAVSYSWVLERLRDIYGTVQTPDVIVTDRDEGLSAAIHAVFPDVRHLLCVWHIGNDVENMVDKLCGGKKNQQGQLFRQTKWNPLVNSMTIADFENRWEGIRVKVKLFGFYSLESVGFIFYHKGICKLFFGKERDVRIYSGRQSNTKVWRNTHGRANPKANSSLRRCPSYSGCQRTRDIELPKMMMPQDPDFFVKP